In a single window of the Tetrapisispora phaffii CBS 4417 chromosome 11, complete genome genome:
- the DBP9 gene encoding ATP-dependent DNA/RNA helicase (similar to Saccharomyces cerevisiae DBP9 (YLR276C); ancestral locus Anc_6.73) → MSSSNDTALDAYIDDSVTFDSMKLDPRLLQAIKRNGYKNPTLIQATAIPLALQEKRDIIAKASTGSGKTLAYLIPVIQTILDYQQNKGNDVDSNSSATLGIILVPTRELAQQVTEVLDKMILYCSKDIRSLNIAGDISPAVLTSLLLEKPEIVVSTPSRLLGLLETNVDSLSLDDLKFLVIDEVDLVLTFGYKEDLTKISQFLPIKKNLQTFLMSATLNDDIQELKKDFCRSPAIIKFNDDEITKDQTKLIQYYVKTSEFDKFLLCYVIFKLGLIKGKTLIFVNNIDRGYRLKLVLEQFGIKACILNSELPANSRHHIVDQFNKNVYRLLIATDDTEYIKEEDEQEEIQVDETKKDSSEETTENKEEEPNTSDNKNNKKKTITIQKDKEYGVSRGVDFQNVACVLNFDLPTTAKSYVHRVGRTARAGKSGTAISFVVPLKEVGKHKPSMSQTSKRDEKILSRIMKQQGKLGLELQPYSFDSKQVEGFRYRLEDGFRAVTQVAIREARIKELKEELLASEKLKRHFEENPQELKSLRHDKELYPSRIQQHLKRVPEYLLPEAARKGDKKVGFVPFHNPKKNRHRVSKGKKNNKRGSKSDPLKNFK, encoded by the coding sequence ATGTCTTCCAGTAATGATACTGCTCTTGATGCGTACATTGATGATTCTGTAACTTTCGATTCTATGAAATTGGATCCTAGATTATTGCAAGctataaaaagaaatggtTATAAGAACCCCACGTTGATCCAGGCCACTGCTATTCCATTGGCTTTACAAGAAAAAAGAGATATTATTGCTAAAGCATCCACAGGTTCCGGTAAAACATTAGCATATTTGATTCCTGTCATCCAAACAATTTTAGATTATCAACAAAACAAAGGAAATGATGTGGATTCCAACAGTTCCGCAACGTTGGGTATAATTTTGGTTCCTACCAGAGAGCTAGCTCAACAAGTAACCGAAGTTTTAGacaaaatgattttatattgttCAAAAGATATCAGATCTCTAAATATTGCAGGAGATATATCGCCTGCCGTTTTAACGTCATTGTTGCTAGAAAAGCCTGAAATTGTAGTTTCTACTCCAAGTAGATTGTTAGGATTATTGGAGACTAACGTTGATTCGTTGTCTTTAGATGATTTAAAGTTTTTAGTTATTGATGAAGTTGATTTAGTTTTAACATTCGGTTATAAAGAGGatttaacaaaaatttCCCAATTTTTACCAATTAAAAAGAATCTacaaacatttttaatgagTGCTACActaaatgatgatattcAAGAGTTGAAAAAGGATTTCTGTCGTTCGCCTGcaatcattaaattcaatgatgatgaaataaCAAAAGATCAAACAAAactaattcaatattatgtTAAGACATCTGAATTCGATAAATTCTTGTTATGTTATGTTATTTTCAAGTTAGGTTTGATTAAAGGTaaaacattaatatttgttaATAACATTGATAGAGGTTACAGATTAAAGTTAGTTTTGGAACAATTTGGTATAAAAGCATGCATTTTAAACAGTGAACTACCAGCTAACTCCAGACATCACATAGTGGatcaatttaataaaaatgtgtATCGTTTATTGATTGCAACCGACGATACTGAATACATAAAGGAAGAAGATGAACAGGAAGAAATTCAAGTGGATGAAACTAAGAAGGATTCTTCTGAAGAAACTACAGagaataaagaagaagaaccTAATACTTCtgacaataaaaataataagaaaaagaCAATAACTATTCAAAAGGATAAAGAATATGGTGTTTCTCGTGGTGTCGATTTCCAAAATGTTGCATGTGTCTTAAACTTTGATCTGCCAACAACAGCTAAATCTTACGTCCATAGAGTTGGTAGAACTGCTAGGGCTGGCAAATCTGGCACTGCTATTTCATTTGTTGTTCCATTAAAAGAAGTTGGTAAACATAAACCATCAATGAGTCAAACCTCAAAAAGAGATGAAAAGATTCTTTCCCGTATTATGAAGCAACAAGGTAAACTGGGACTGGAATTACAACCATACTCATTTGATAGTAAGCAAGTTGAAGGTTTCCGTTATAGATTGGAGGATGGTTTCCGTGCCGTTACTCAAGTTGCAATCAGAGAAGCAAgaataaaagaattgaaagagGAATTATTAGCTAGTGAAAAGCTAAAGAGACATTTTGAGGAAAATCCAcaagaattgaaaagtCTAAGGCATGATAAAGAACTATATCCTTCTAGAATTCAACAGCATTTAAAAAGAGTTCCGGAGTATTTGTTACCAGAAGCTGCAAGAAAAGGTGACAAAAAGGTAGGATTTGTTCCATTCCATAACCCAAAGAAGAATCGTCATAGAGTTTCTAAAGGTAAAAAGAATAACAAAAGAGGTAGCAAGTCTGACCCATTGAAGAACTTTAAATAG